A portion of the Zymoseptoria tritici IPO323 chromosome 8, whole genome shotgun sequence genome contains these proteins:
- the NFC2401 gene encoding nucleosome remodeling complex, CAF-I subunit (Similar to Saccharomyces cerevisiae MSI1 protein, a subunit of CAF-I (chromatin assembly factor I); this complex regulates the RAS/cAMP pathway via sequestration of Npr1p kinase; localizes to the nucleus and cytoplasm and is homologous to human retinoblastoma binding proteins RbAp48 and RbAp46), with amino-acid sequence MVDHDMTNVAAEDSQEVMQNKIINEEYKIWKKNSVFLYDIMYSRALDWPTLTTQWLPDVKDIPGKAFRTHRLLIGTHTSKTSSEFLMIAHINLPTPPAMTTADYNPSTEELGGHAAAKEPINFSVIQKISHDGEVNKARYQPQNPNIIATFSPSGNVYVWDRTKHSSVPDASGIPKPQATLTGHKGEGFALEWNPFVEGQLLSGGEDETVCLWEVQRDFTRDNPTISPARRFTQHSGFVNDVQYHPQHGKHLFGSVSDDLSMCLMDTRSKSDSKPAIVFQNAHTDAINTLSFHPKHDKLFATGSHDKTIGIFDLRFPNHGKIHSLEGHKDTITKVEWHPTDSGIIASASNDRRIIFWDISKAGAEQTPEDAEDGPPEMLFMHGGHTNHPSDFSWNKNDPWVMCSAGEDNLIQCWRASRHLVEQAPAGVHRREVSET; translated from the exons ATGGTTGATCACG ACATGACTAACGTCGCGGCCGAGGACTCTCAAGAAGTGATGCAGAACAAGATCATCAACGAGGAATACAAGATATGGAAGAAGAACAGCGTCTTCCTATACGACATCATGTACAGCCGCGCGCTCGATTGGCCAACGCTCACCACGCAATGGCTGCCAGATGTTAAAGACATTCCAGGCAAAGCTTTCCGCACTCATCGACTATTGATTGGCACGCACACTTCGAAAACCTCGAGCGAGTTTCTCATGATCGCGCACATCAACCTCCCAACGCCGCCAGCGATGACGACGGCGGATTACAATCCATCGACAGAAGAGCTAGGTGGACATGCCGCAGCAAAAGAGCCAATCAACTTTTCGGTCATCCAGAAGATCTCCCACGACGGTGAAGTCAACAAGGCGAGGTACCAGCCCCAGAACCCGAACATCATCGCCACATTCTCGCCCAGTGGCAACGTCTACGTATGGGATCGCACGAAGCACTCGTCTGTGCCAGATGCATCGGGCATTCCCAAGCCCCAGGCCACGCTCACAGGCCACAAGGGAGAAGGCTTTGCGCTCGAGTGGAACCCGTTCGTCGAAGGCCAGCTACTCTCAGGCGGTGAAGATGAAACAGTTTGCCTGTGGGAGGTACAGCGCGATTTCACCCGCGACAACCCTACAATCTCCCCTGCACGCAGATTCACGCAGCATTCTGGGTTCGTCAACGACGTACAGTACCATCCCCAGCATGGCAAGCACCTCTTCGGTTCAGTCTCCGATGATCTGAGCATGTGTCTGATGGACACTCGGAGCAAGAGCGATTCCAAGCCAGCAATTGTTTTCCAAAACGCCCACACCGACGCCATCAACACCCTGTCCTTTCATCCAAAGCACGACAAACTATTCGCAACTGGTTCGCACGACAAGACGATTGGCATCTTCGATCTGCGATTCCCTAACCACGGCAAGATTCACAGCCTGGAGGGTCACAAGGACACCATCACCAAGGTAGAGTGGCATCCCACGGACTCTGGCATCATTGCATCGGCATCCAACGATCGTCGAATCATCTTCTGGGACATTTCCAAGGCAGGCGCCGAGCAAACACCAGAAGATGCCGAGGATGGACCGCCAGAGATGCTATTCATGCACGGCGGACACACCAACCACCCTAGTGACTTTTCGTGGAACAAGAACGACCCCTGGGTCATGTGCTCCGCTGGCGAGGACAACCTCATCCAATGCTGGCGTGCAAGCCGGCATCTGGTCGAGCAGGCGCCCGCAGGCGTGCATCGTAGGGAGGTGAGCGAGACGTGA
- a CDS encoding K+ transporter (putative potassium transporter, integral to plasma membrane) — protein MVHYSYIVGMAIFTSILLYPAGLLPYLDALFFAVGCATQSGLNTVDINSLHTYQQVVMMLITCICTPIFINTVVVLIRLYWFEKRFEHIVRETRAQRRTRARSLSSRSRSQMKSETSERTDDPSQSEKGVNGRRIVVLRDSLNPGGMKVPRTPQSPSVSYMGLHPKLNREITFADEVPKNIEPTQSTSDMARIPEHSDISRHVEFLERQQNDAKKGGAFYIPGPRDFDRGEVPEQIAPDEEDTIERLPTRSDRARSPDHKGIAFADEEHPKRNITIDVPEHPAHRDRRSTEEPSSSSPVNQKSAFSRMRSNSNRLGERSRSFAQTWTNITQTFTQSRDEEPMPYFAWSATTGRNSAFLGLTAEQREELGGIEYRSLKTLVKILLSYYVGFHVLGMVVFLPWITNTYWQDTVRSFGQNPAWWGVFTPASMFNDLGFTLTANSMIGFQDSVLALLFGSFLIIIGNTGFPCLLRFIIWTLSKMVPRDSGIWEELRFLLDHPRRCFTLLFPSKATWWLFWVLILLNGIDLMFFIILDLNQAAVTALHPGLQVLNGWFQAVSTRTAGFASVNLADLHSAIQVSYMIMMYISIFPIAISVRRTNVYEEQSLGLFGGEETAAGDGEPSYVSMHLRRQLSFDLWYIFLGLFIITIVEGDRIADPGEPSFTIFAILFEIVSAYGTVGLSLGYPTINASFSAEFKTISKLIIIAMMVRGRHRGLPYALDRAILLPSEKLQQKEAEESERRTNIRRRGS, from the exons ATGGTGCACTACAGCTACATTGTCGGCATGGCCATTTTTACATCGATCCTGCTTTATCCGGCGGGCCTCTTGCCATACCTCGacgccctcttcttcgctgtTGGCTGTGCGACTCAATCTGGTCTGAACACAGTGGATATCAACTCATTGCATACATACCAGCAAGTCGTCATGATGCTGATCACCTGCATCTGTACGCCCATCTTCATCAACACTGTCGTGGTCCTGATCCGATTATACTGGTTCGAGAAGAGATTTGAACACATCGTGCGGGAGACTCGAGCGCAGAGAAGGACCCGGGCGAGGTCGTTGAGCAGTCGTTCAAGGAGCCAAATGAAGAGCGAGACTAGTGAAAGGACGGACGATCCAAGTCAGAGTGAGAAGGGTGTGAATGGAAGACGAATTGTTGTTCTCCGCGACAGTCTCAATCCTGGTGGAATGA AAGTACCGCGAACTCCACAATCCCCCTCGGTGTCCTACATGGGCCTTCATCCGAAGCTGAATCGCGAGATCACCTTTGCCGATGAAGTGCCTAAGAATATAGAGCCTACACAGTCGACCTCGGACATGGCACGGATACCGGAACACAGTGACATTTCGCGACACGTTGAGTTTTTGGAACGGCAGCAGAACGATGCGAAGAAAGGTGGTGCTTTCTACATTCCTGGCCCGCGCGATTTTGATCGTGGCGAGGTTCCCGAGCAAATTGCACCAGATGAGGAGGACACCATTGAGCGTCTGCCTACCAGGTCCGACCGCGCAAGAAGCCCGGACCACAAAGGAATAGCCTTTGCCGATGAGGAGCATCCCAAGCGCAATATTACCATCGACGTGCCGGAACACCCAGCACATCGGGATCGCAGGAGTACCGAGGAGCCAAGTTCGTCCAGCCCAGTTAACCAGAAGTCTGCTTTCTCCCGGATGCGTAGTAACAGTAACAGACTGGGAGAGCGCTCTCGCAGCTTTGCACAGACCTGGACGAACATTACACAGACTTTCACTCAGTCGAGGGACGAGGAGCCTATGCCATACTTCGCATGGTCAGCTACGACGGGTCGCAACAGTGCTTTCCTCGGTTTGACAGCAGAGCAGCGAGAGGAGCTGGGTGGAATTGAGTACCGCTCACTGAAAACTCTCGTGAAGATCTTGCTCTCCTACTACGTGGGATTTCACGTTCTAGGTATGGTAGTGTTCTTACCGTGGATCACGAACACCTACTGGCAAGACACTGTACGGAGTTTTGGCCAGAATCCTGCTTGGTGGGGAGTCTTCACACCGGCATCGATGTTCAACGACCTCGGTTTCACGCTCACGGCAAATTCGATGATCGGGTTCCAAGACAGCGTCCTTGCGCTGTTGTTCGGGTCCTTCCTGATTATCATCGGCAACACCGGGTTTCCCTGTCTATTGCGATTTATAATCTGGACGCTCTCGAAAATGGTGCCTCGTGATAGCGGAATCTGGGAAGAGCTGCGTTTCCTGCTCGATCATCCACGTCGCTGCTTTACACTCCTGTTTCCTTCGAAAGCGACGTGGTGGCTGTTTTGGGTCCTCATCTTGCTTAACGGCATCGACCTGATGTTCTTCATTATTCTGGACTTGAACCAAGCTGCGGTCACTGCACTTCATCCTGGTCTTCAAGTCCTCAATGGCTGGTTCCAAGCTGTTTCCACACGAACGGCAGGCTTCGCGTCTGTGAATCTTGCGGACTTGCACTCTGCGATTCAGGTTAGCTACATGATCATGATGTACATCTCCATCTTTCCAATCGCCATCTCCGTGCGACGGACGAACGTGTACGAGGAACAGTCTCTAGGCCTATTCGGTGGCGAAGAGACAGCCGCAGGGGATGGTGAGCCAAGCTATGTCAGCATGCATTTGCGGCGACAATTGTCCTTCGATTTGTGGTACATCTTCTTGGgactcttcatcatcaccatcgtcGAAGGTGACCGTATCGCCGACCCCGGAGAGCCCTCCTTCACGATTTTCGCGATCCTTTTCGAAATCGTGTCGGCTTATGGCACAGTCGGCCTTTCGCTCGGATACCCTACTATCAACgcttccttctccgccgaGTTCAAGACCATTTCAAAGCTCATTATTATTGCCATGATGGTTCGTGGTCGCCACCGTGGTCTGCCCTATGCTCTTGATCGCGCTATTCTGCTCCCCAGCGAAAAGTTGCAGCAGAAGGAAGCAGAAGAGTCAGAACGTAGAACCAATATCCGACGGCGTGGGAGC